In Bremerella cremea, one DNA window encodes the following:
- a CDS encoding response regulator transcription factor, with translation MTSELSIVHFVDDDPAAREALLQLARSVGLTAYTYSSGEEFLEQVQASQPGCVVLDIRLPGISGLEVHRRINHAGYPLIVIFLSAHADVPTTVQAMKLGAFELFQKPCNTSRLIEAIRLALEKNQQTFEKHLRRLEANQLLQDLSHEEMKVLELMFLGRTNQEIADRLQLSLRTVQFRRSSIFRKTSVESKAHLFDMLFEAGWSPTPQVHRQEEQPTKQSG, from the coding sequence ATGACTTCAGAACTATCGATTGTCCATTTCGTCGACGATGATCCAGCCGCGCGAGAAGCTCTTTTGCAGCTTGCTAGGTCGGTTGGGCTCACCGCCTATACTTATAGCTCTGGGGAAGAGTTTCTGGAGCAAGTCCAGGCATCTCAACCAGGCTGTGTTGTTTTAGATATCCGTTTACCGGGTATCTCGGGGCTGGAAGTCCATCGTCGAATCAATCATGCCGGTTATCCGCTGATCGTAATCTTTTTATCAGCGCATGCCGATGTTCCCACGACCGTACAGGCAATGAAACTCGGTGCATTCGAGTTGTTTCAGAAGCCTTGTAATACGTCTCGATTGATCGAGGCGATTCGTCTGGCCTTGGAAAAGAACCAGCAAACCTTCGAGAAGCATCTTCGCCGATTGGAAGCGAATCAGCTGCTACAAGATCTCTCACACGAGGAGATGAAGGTACTGGAATTGATGTTCCTAGGGCGTACCAATCAAGAGATTGCGGATCGCTTGCAATTGAGCTTAAGAACGGTTCAATTCCGTCGATCAAGCATCTTCCGTAAAACGAGCGTGGAATCGAAGGCGCATTTATTCGATATGCTCTTCGAAGCCGGCTGGAGCCCCACGCCGCAAGTACATCGCCAAGAAGAACAGCCAACAAAACAGAGCGGTTAG
- a CDS encoding 3-keto-disaccharide hydrolase, translated as MKLHRLFSFALLLALASVGSLRAEENEAQDSGKEGEWIQLFNGKDLTGWTPKIRYHELGEDPNNTFRVEDGLLTVSYDKGYDKFNETFGHLFYEKPFSNYRMRVEYRFLDGQCPGGPGWAYRNSGVMIHGEDPKTMGKDQDFPASIEVQILGGNGKDNRTTSNLCTPGTNVVMDGKLFKPHCTSSTSKTYHGDQWVTAEIEVHGNGTIKHILDGKVVLEYEKPQLDPSDAHSKELIEKAGGELMLSGGTISLQSESHPIQFRKVEIMPLDE; from the coding sequence ATGAAATTGCATCGCTTGTTCAGTTTTGCCTTGCTGCTCGCCCTTGCGAGTGTTGGTTCCCTTCGCGCTGAAGAAAACGAAGCCCAAGACTCTGGCAAGGAAGGGGAGTGGATCCAATTGTTCAACGGTAAAGACCTGACCGGCTGGACACCCAAAATCCGCTACCACGAACTTGGCGAAGACCCGAACAATACCTTCCGCGTGGAAGACGGTTTACTGACCGTTTCGTACGACAAGGGTTACGACAAGTTCAACGAAACGTTCGGACACCTTTTCTACGAGAAGCCGTTTAGCAACTATCGCATGCGGGTTGAATACCGTTTTCTCGATGGTCAATGCCCTGGCGGTCCTGGCTGGGCGTATCGTAACAGCGGGGTGATGATCCATGGCGAAGATCCTAAGACCATGGGCAAAGATCAAGACTTCCCTGCTTCGATTGAAGTCCAGATTTTGGGTGGCAACGGCAAAGACAACCGCACCACCAGCAACCTTTGCACACCAGGCACCAACGTGGTGATGGATGGCAAATTGTTCAAGCCCCACTGCACCAGCAGCACTTCCAAAACGTATCATGGCGATCAATGGGTGACCGCTGAAATCGAAGTCCATGGCAACGGAACCATCAAGCACATCTTAGATGGCAAAGTGGTTCTCGAATACGAAAAGCCCCAACTCGATCCGAGCGATGCCCACTCGAAGGAACTGATTGAGAAAGCTGGCGGCGAGTTGATGCTCTCTGGTGGTACCATCTCGTTGCAATCGGAAAGCCATCCGATTCAGTTCCGTAAAGTTGAAATTATGCCCCTGGACGAATAG
- a CDS encoding diacylglycerol/lipid kinase family protein, with protein sequence MKTFTLFNGRSGGAQSVGPQVEKLAERDSTTWIRLDDLPEEELVARIEREKPDRVILVGGDGTISKSLGLLAAPSELQFGIVPTGTGNDLARSLAIPLDDVEAAWNLAIGGEARPMDLLETSVAEPKLLINAVTAGIGGVVAREIASDSKQTYGAFAYWLQALSVLSDPPVFQIRMRLDEHQVIEQDVYAFCIANGRCAGGGFVIAPTAKLDDHKLHVTILPALSMVEMFDAGLNFVLTNEDVEERIVTYEAETVEFHSSPEIPCSLDGEQGTHSQMKFRIIPAARRVVGGPDAAFSDHS encoded by the coding sequence ATGAAAACCTTCACGCTCTTCAATGGTCGCTCTGGCGGTGCCCAATCTGTTGGTCCGCAAGTTGAAAAGCTCGCAGAGCGTGATTCGACCACTTGGATCCGCCTCGACGATCTTCCTGAAGAGGAATTGGTCGCGCGGATCGAGCGGGAGAAACCAGATCGTGTGATCCTGGTAGGTGGAGATGGCACGATTTCCAAATCGCTCGGTTTGCTGGCCGCGCCGAGCGAACTTCAGTTCGGAATCGTGCCGACCGGTACCGGCAACGACTTGGCTCGTTCGCTGGCAATTCCGCTTGACGATGTCGAAGCAGCGTGGAACCTGGCGATCGGTGGAGAGGCCCGTCCGATGGATTTGCTGGAAACGTCGGTCGCAGAGCCGAAGCTGCTAATCAACGCCGTCACAGCAGGTATTGGCGGTGTGGTCGCCCGCGAGATTGCATCCGATAGCAAGCAAACCTACGGGGCGTTTGCGTATTGGCTGCAAGCGTTATCGGTGCTTTCCGATCCGCCCGTGTTTCAAATTCGTATGCGCCTAGACGAGCACCAGGTCATTGAACAAGACGTCTACGCGTTCTGCATTGCGAATGGTCGGTGTGCTGGCGGAGGTTTTGTGATCGCTCCGACAGCGAAGTTAGACGACCATAAACTTCACGTCACCATTTTGCCAGCTCTTTCGATGGTCGAAATGTTCGACGCCGGGCTGAACTTCGTGTTGACGAACGAAGACGTGGAAGAGCGAATCGTAACGTACGAAGCGGAAACGGTCGAATTCCATTCGTCGCCGGAAATTCCTTGCAGCCTTGATGGCGAGCAAGGAACGCATAGCCAGATGAAGTTTCGCATCATCCCGGCCGCGCGAAGGGTGGTCGGCGGCCCGGACGCTGCGTTTAGCGATCATTCGTAG
- a CDS encoding dienelactone hydrolase family protein: MKYLLALGVSLCLCTAVPTLSAAEEKEPARQSEETFDLGDGREMKFLLYLPKGYEEKEHWPLMLFMHGAGERGDDLSLVKKHGPPKLIENGKDFPFIIISPQCPKGTWWKTEDVVALLDHIMQIHNVDDNRVYVTGLSMGGRGTWQVAGAVPDKLAAIAPICGPSDETIVEKIVTIPTWVFHGGKDSVVNVDHSEKMVRLLKEKGGDPKLTTYPEAGHDSWTETYDNEELYEWLLAHELKMRKKMEADKQ; the protein is encoded by the coding sequence ATGAAATACCTGCTCGCACTCGGCGTGTCACTATGTTTGTGTACCGCAGTTCCAACGCTTTCAGCTGCCGAAGAAAAAGAACCGGCCCGGCAATCGGAAGAAACTTTTGATCTGGGAGACGGCCGGGAAATGAAGTTCCTGCTGTACCTTCCCAAGGGCTACGAAGAAAAAGAACATTGGCCATTGATGCTCTTTATGCACGGCGCCGGCGAACGAGGAGACGATCTGAGCTTGGTCAAAAAACATGGCCCGCCGAAGCTGATCGAAAATGGTAAGGACTTCCCCTTCATTATCATTTCGCCCCAATGTCCGAAGGGAACCTGGTGGAAGACCGAGGACGTGGTCGCGCTGTTGGATCACATTATGCAGATTCATAATGTCGACGATAACCGCGTCTACGTGACCGGGCTAAGCATGGGTGGTCGTGGGACGTGGCAAGTTGCCGGGGCTGTGCCTGACAAGCTGGCTGCCATCGCCCCGATTTGTGGACCTTCAGACGAAACGATTGTCGAGAAGATTGTCACGATCCCGACTTGGGTCTTTCATGGCGGCAAAGATTCGGTCGTGAATGTCGATCACTCGGAGAAGATGGTTCGCCTGTTGAAAGAAAAGGGAGGCGATCCCAAACTGACGACCTATCCCGAAGCCGGCCACGATAGCTGGACGGAAACGTACGACAACGAAGAGCTGTACGAATGGCTTCTGGCGCACGAATTGAAGATGCGTAAAAAGATGGAAGCCGACAAGCAGTAG